ATTACCCCAAAATTGTATAACCATTCCAGTAAAGGATATTTACATTATAATTCTCAGCAAATTGCTAACACTGTAACAAATTTTTAACTTATGAGAAGCAATGAAATGGAAAACCACAATACATGTACCTTAATCCTCCCACAGTGGCAGATGGATTAAAAACAATCTCCGCCCCATTCACCCCATACATCATCCAGTTCTGTGGATGATGCCGTCCATAACAAATGTTGATTGCAATTCTTCCAAACTGTGTCTGTGTGGCAAAGAGGAATTGGGAATGCATAAATCATATCTACTGCTCATTCCATGATTTTAGGAGTAACTCTATAAAGTTTTATTACAAGAATTTAACAGGGCTGATTACTGGCCTAGTGAGAAAAGTTGCCATCATCTGTAATTTTTATAACTTGTGTACCACTCTTGAAAAGTTCAGCTATATTCATGAAAGTAAACTAACAATAACCAATATAACAGCACTTATGTTCTGGCAGTGGAGAAAATATTTGACCGTCACTTCATTAACCATACAACTAAATGGGCTTAAACAATATTTCCCATATATTTTGAATGGTAAATACCTGAATGTTTATTACATTTTTAACATCAGTGATCTtaaatatttcatttctttgttggaATGTGGGTGTACTAAAATGAAACTGTACTAAATGTATTGCATGTAATATGGTTTCAGTCTTACTAGTACCTCTTAAAATTCATACTACCTCtaaattctttatatatttcaaaCTCACATGTATAACTCTTCAGTTCGTAGTATATAAAAAATCTAAACATGCATCTCCTAGATTAAGGCTATTGCCTTTACCCTAATGCCGATgggaaaatgttgtgttcactttagcattgttttgttaaatgtttctgtacataactggctctgccagtgcttatccacaaaggagtttttttttctaatgctatcaatattgacaattatttttgttataaatattataattactatattgttattgacagtactaacagcagtattcaatactagaaaatattataaaaaattaaggaaaagggtaaacaggtgagacaggtagttcttgtAACTGGATCATTAACAGCAGTCGGCTTGAGGGTACAGGCAAGGATACAGGAGCATGTTTGgggtcgcaaaaaaaaaagatgtaagaaCCACTGTGTGAGTAAATATCATTAAAGAAGTCAATTACAGTCTATATCCTGCAATCAATTCTTTAAATCAATTACAACCTCTCTCTACACAATAGCCCTAGCTGCTGTAATTTCAGATAAGAAAAGAAGCAATTTGAATGTTAATTGTTTTTTTGATATGCAGAATTAGGACAAAATATACTGACAAATAAGCAACAAAAGTGCCTTAGGGAAAAAATCCTTCCCTACTTTATGAGAATACCAACAAGCCTTACTAGCTTCTAATTTTTCTAGGCAAGCAAATAAATAATtacaaagctaataataataaacactatttctctcttcctcatacaTACCTGGAACACTGTGTGACCTGTATCTCCTTCCATGTAGTAGGTAGATTCATTGAAATCACCAACTCTTGGTATGTGGTTCTTACGTGACTTGCCAAGAACATAGCCTGTGTTGCTGATAACAACAGCCGTGTTCCAAAGAGTGTCACCATGGATTTCATCCCTCTCCAGAATGGGTGAAACAATCACCATGTTGAATTTGCGTGCAAGCTGAAAAGatgcaattttcttttttattccttcttttttttacaaatgatACACAAGCTTATTACTTACAAACACATTTGTCCATTTTACCAATGTAAATACAATGAACATCCTAGATTTTAGAATACAAGCATGTATATAAACTCCTAAAGATATTAACCTCCTGACACAGCTGGGTCGTTGGGCCATTATCAGGGTTTTCAGCAAACTCACACCAAGGCTGTTTTTCACGAGTACAGAAGGCAAAAGGCATCGCTGAAGACAAAGGGTAAAAATGCGTTATGTATTTAATTACATACAATTCCCTAAACCTTTCTTTAATCTACATTAATACAATGAGTTTTCTTTGCAATGTGCCTCACaagtattacaaaaaaatatatatgttaactAATAATCCTAATCTTCCTACAGTATTTGTGTCTAAATTCATAGACTCACTCCAAGCTTCCTGGAAACAAATAATATTGACTCCACACAGTGCTGCAGCTTCTGTCATTTGCGAAATCCTTGCATGGAGAGCTGCCCTCTGCTCAGCAATAGGGGCTGTGGTTTCCTTAACGATGGCATTCTGAATCACACCAACTCGCACAATCCTGCCAAGGAAAAGATTATATTATGGAAAAGCAAGGATACCAAAAAAGAAAtattactaatactgatactaatatcactatttattactatcaatctTATATGACAAACAATAGACTAAAACTAAGagtaatatcatataatatgcatgtaaatatgacaTTTTTGTCACTGCTCTTTACTTATATCTAAAGTATTCATCtatgtacatgtttgtacatCTGAAAATataagaagcaaaagagagaaagtgtggacaggcagagacagatttGAATATATTGTAGGCAGTGATAACATCACACAGCCACAAAACTGACAGTCCAATTTCATGGAAATATAATTCATAATGTAGTTAGAAGCTATTtatcaagaaaaagaataaaatatattacaGTTATATACATCTAGAATGCTTTATCAAACATTCTAAGCTAGATTATAAACTCTCAACAACAGAGAGAAGAACCGAAAGgaaccaaagaaaaacaaatcattaTATCACGATTAGCAAATGGAAAAAAGGCATTGTCACTGGAAAGTTCTAATTTCAGTACCTTGGTGGTGTTAGCTCTTCTTTTGTAGCAGGGATAGCATAGCCTTGTATGTCAAAACTGTGTTGCACAGCTAGCTTTTCTGCAGACTCAGGGATTGTAATTGTCCTGGAGTTGAAATTCAGAACAGAATTAGTGATAAATATGACCTTTAAACACTGTTTCTTTATGTCTTCGATAACTAAAGcacaattaaaagaaaggaatatatatatatatatatatatatatatatatatatatatatatatatatatatatatatatatatattttttttttttttttttttttttttttttataaagccaTGAGGAATGGATATGGAATATTTATGAAATCACTGTCTTCTTATCTGTTCTTTTGAGAAACTGAAATATCAAAAGACATTGTAGTCTTATTTTTCAATAAATGTTTTTGGCGTATTGAGCATTTTTCTGCTATATCACAGTGTAAAATTTCTTGAATATATAATCAGCCTCTATGCCTgtaacatgaaaaaaaacagcTTTTCCAGAATATGATGAACATGAAGGCCAAACAACGATTATACCCCTTTCACTCAGACATGTTAAATATGATTTATGCCTAAATCTGTTAATCTTCAATTTCCAGTTTCAGATAAAATAATACTTACCATAA
This genomic stretch from Penaeus vannamei isolate JL-2024 chromosome 28, ASM4276789v1, whole genome shotgun sequence harbors:
- the pyd3 gene encoding beta-ureidopropionase produces the protein MAGQFASVEECLEKNVPEQELKEVKRILYGKELPTITIPESAEKLAVQHSFDIQGYAIPATKEELTPPRIVRVGVIQNAIVKETTAPIAEQRAALHARISQMTEAAALCGVNIICFQEAWTMPFAFCTREKQPWCEFAENPDNGPTTQLCQELARKFNMVIVSPILERDEIHGDTLWNTAVVISNTGYVLGKSRKNHIPRVGDFNESTYYMEGDTGHTVFQTQFGRIAINICYGRHHPQNWMMYGVNGAEIVFNPSATVGGLSEPMWGIEARNAAIANSYFTCAINRVGTESFPNEFTSADGKPAHKDFGHFYGSSYVAAPDGSRTPGLSRIRDGLLVTEMDLNLCRQVKDRWGFRMTQRLDLYASSLAAAIQPDYQPPVIKDVC